A stretch of the Porifericola rhodea genome encodes the following:
- a CDS encoding DUF6686 family protein, whose protein sequence is MNKSFKLIDQNDFAFSAHSQKENKLQMSFGNVSLLLTQNEFAQLKHHVQDTLKNVKKVCCPYCRDIVVNTTVSNMAFMFSLEELRLMHEIMVNTLMMIEVKHILNN, encoded by the coding sequence ATGAACAAATCATTCAAACTGATTGATCAGAACGACTTTGCATTCTCGGCACACAGCCAAAAAGAGAATAAACTACAGATGTCTTTTGGCAACGTCAGCTTATTGCTTACGCAAAATGAATTTGCTCAACTGAAGCATCATGTTCAGGATACCCTAAAAAATGTAAAGAAAGTATGCTGCCCTTATTGCCGTGATATAGTCGTCAATACAACTGTCTCAAACATGGCATTTATGTTCAGCCTGGAAGAGCTGAGGCTTATGCATGAGATCATGGTCAATACGCTGATGATGATAGAGGTAAAACATATTCTTAACAACTAA
- a CDS encoding TonB-dependent receptor yields the protein MNKRIRRLIVMLLSYLYLSYPASLLAQSQSISGRILNMQGKAVSLASVSTAGSTQGTVSDEDGTFRLKLSEGKHSLLISCLGYQSVKRIIEVSGPQTSELEIVLSDSEAQLDEVTVTATRTLRSAENVPMPVQVIRSEQIEQIGALRLKDVLLEQTGLQIVSDHGSGLQMQGLSSDYIMILIDGEPLIGRTAGTLDLDRIAVDNIARVEIIKGPSSSLYGSEAMAGVINIITKEGSDGFNASLRSRYRSFNTWDMSTQLGYKGEKASARFFANRLSTDGYDLNKETLSMTAAPYQAYTLQTDLAYNFSDQLKLNIKGRYYQEEQENQSEITEEGILLALDETGEQSDWNLMPTLSFRPNDSHRIQLRSYTSGYSTAADIHYQSDGKPYDQSYFDQLFNRSELQYDWYISDSHISTFGLGHTRETVEATRYDEDNRFTASYGFVQHQWIAGRFDLVAGGRFDTHSEYQSRFSPKLAAAYRINDQLKVQASLGGGYKAPDFRQLLLNFTNSTVGYTVIGAQLIEEKIAELQAQGQIETIFIDPNTLEAIKAESSLAYNLGINYEISKDWRTELNLFRNEIKNLINSAPIASKTNGQSVFSYFNTDEVVTQGLEWQSFYQISSSLKFSVGYQFLDTRDKAEVERIKNGEVFRRNPTTQSTERVKLSDYGGLVNRSRHSGNAKLLYINNQHKYDASLRAIYRGRWGIGDANGNGVIDTDSEYADSYWLLNFAANKALTSWLKLESGINNVLDKTNSMEPNLAGRIWYAGLHLRFP from the coding sequence ATGAACAAGCGCATACGCAGACTGATAGTAATGCTACTGTCTTACCTGTATCTCAGCTACCCTGCCTCTTTGCTGGCCCAGAGCCAGAGCATTAGTGGGCGCATCCTCAACATGCAGGGAAAAGCAGTTAGCTTAGCAAGTGTAAGTACAGCTGGTAGTACCCAGGGTACTGTAAGTGATGAAGATGGAACTTTCCGCCTTAAGTTGTCCGAAGGTAAGCACTCTTTACTTATTTCCTGCCTGGGCTATCAGTCGGTAAAGCGTATTATTGAGGTAAGTGGCCCACAGACCAGCGAATTAGAGATTGTACTTTCTGACTCAGAAGCTCAGTTAGATGAGGTAACGGTAACAGCAACCCGAACCCTGCGCAGTGCAGAAAATGTACCCATGCCAGTGCAGGTAATTCGTTCCGAGCAGATAGAACAAATAGGTGCTCTGCGCCTCAAAGATGTGCTGCTGGAACAAACCGGCCTGCAAATAGTGAGCGACCACGGCAGTGGCTTGCAAATGCAGGGCCTCTCCTCTGACTATATTATGATACTTATAGATGGAGAGCCTCTTATTGGTCGTACTGCCGGCACCTTGGACCTGGACCGTATTGCAGTAGACAACATAGCAAGAGTAGAAATTATCAAAGGCCCCTCCTCTTCTCTTTATGGTAGCGAAGCGATGGCCGGAGTTATCAATATCATTACCAAAGAAGGTAGTGATGGTTTTAATGCATCCTTAAGAAGCCGCTACCGTAGCTTTAATACCTGGGATATGAGCACTCAGCTGGGCTATAAGGGCGAAAAAGCATCAGCCCGCTTCTTTGCCAACCGCCTCAGCACAGATGGCTATGACCTTAATAAGGAAACCCTCTCCATGACAGCGGCTCCTTATCAGGCTTATACCCTGCAAACAGATCTGGCATATAACTTTTCCGATCAGCTTAAGCTCAATATTAAAGGACGCTACTATCAAGAGGAACAGGAAAACCAATCGGAGATAACTGAAGAAGGTATTCTGCTAGCGCTTGATGAAACTGGTGAGCAGTCTGACTGGAACCTGATGCCTACTTTAAGCTTTCGCCCTAATGACAGTCATCGTATACAGCTAAGGAGTTATACTAGCGGCTATAGCACAGCAGCGGATATACACTATCAATCTGACGGCAAACCCTATGACCAAAGCTATTTTGATCAGCTATTTAACCGTAGCGAGCTTCAGTACGACTGGTATATAAGCGACAGCCACATTAGTACCTTTGGCCTGGGGCATACCAGAGAAACGGTAGAAGCTACGCGCTACGATGAAGATAACCGTTTTACTGCCAGCTACGGATTTGTTCAGCACCAATGGATTGCCGGTCGCTTTGATCTGGTAGCAGGAGGCCGCTTTGATACACATAGTGAGTATCAATCGCGCTTCAGCCCTAAGTTAGCAGCAGCTTACCGTATTAATGACCAGCTTAAAGTGCAGGCCTCCTTAGGCGGAGGCTATAAAGCTCCTGACTTTCGGCAGCTATTGCTCAACTTCACCAATTCTACAGTAGGCTACACCGTAATCGGGGCCCAGCTGATAGAAGAAAAGATTGCAGAGCTACAGGCGCAAGGACAAATAGAAACTATTTTTATTGACCCTAATACTTTAGAAGCTATTAAAGCCGAGAGCTCTCTGGCCTATAATCTTGGGATTAATTATGAGATTTCTAAAGACTGGAGAACAGAGCTCAACCTTTTTAGAAATGAGATCAAAAACCTGATCAACTCCGCCCCTATTGCCAGCAAGACCAATGGGCAGAGTGTGTTCAGCTACTTTAATACCGACGAAGTTGTAACTCAAGGCCTAGAGTGGCAGAGCTTTTATCAAATCTCCTCATCCCTAAAATTTAGTGTAGGATACCAATTCCTTGATACCAGAGATAAGGCAGAGGTAGAGCGCATTAAGAATGGGGAAGTGTTCCGAAGGAACCCCACAACACAAAGTACAGAAAGAGTAAAACTCTCGGACTATGGAGGTTTGGTAAACCGCTCTCGTCATTCTGGAAATGCCAAGCTCCTTTACATCAACAACCAACATAAGTACGATGCATCTTTACGGGCCATCTACCGTGGGCGTTGGGGAATAGGAGACGCTAATGGTAATGGTGTCATAGATACCGACAGCGAATATGCAGACTCCTACTGGCTTCTCAACTTCGCTGCAAATAAGGCCCTTACCTCATGGCTTAAGCTGGAGTCCGGAATAAATAATGTATTGGACAAAACCAACAGTATGGAGCCTAACCTGGCCGGTAGAATATGGTATGCCGGACTACACCTTCGCTTCCCCTGA
- a CDS encoding mechanosensitive ion channel family protein: protein MEQITSFWDQIKDVVVEVLGIFTYEFTELAGVSISIWSIFQFFTFVILLFYLSNKFTKLLVNRILVRYNLDIGVRQSIGTITRYILIVLGMYVIITAAGINLNALTVLFGALGVGIGFGLQNIVNNFISGLIILFERPIKVGDRIEVGDVNGDVVDISARSTTVVTNDNISIIVPNSEFISSKVTNWSHNDRRIRFRFPVGVAYKEDPERVRKVLMEVMNENEGVLKNPPPDVWFDDFGDSYLNFHLMVWTIKYVQRPNLLKSQLYYAIFAKFKQHNIEIPFPQRDLHLKDGELNVSKKENGLAN from the coding sequence ATGGAACAAATAACTAGCTTTTGGGATCAGATTAAAGATGTGGTAGTGGAGGTCTTGGGCATCTTCACTTATGAATTCACCGAACTCGCCGGTGTTTCTATCAGTATCTGGTCTATCTTTCAGTTCTTTACCTTTGTTATTCTTCTCTTCTACCTGAGTAATAAGTTTACCAAGTTACTGGTTAACAGGATACTGGTACGCTATAACCTGGATATTGGTGTAAGGCAGTCTATCGGTACTATTACACGCTACATTCTGATAGTACTGGGTATGTACGTAATTATTACGGCTGCCGGTATCAACCTGAATGCACTCACCGTATTATTTGGAGCTTTGGGTGTCGGTATTGGTTTTGGCCTTCAGAACATTGTCAATAACTTTATCTCCGGCCTTATCATATTATTTGAGCGACCTATTAAAGTGGGCGATCGTATAGAGGTAGGAGATGTAAACGGAGATGTGGTTGACATCTCTGCGCGCTCCACTACGGTAGTTACTAATGATAATATCTCTATCATAGTGCCTAACTCAGAGTTTATATCTTCTAAGGTTACTAACTGGAGCCACAACGATCGCCGTATCAGGTTTCGTTTTCCGGTAGGTGTAGCCTATAAGGAAGATCCTGAACGTGTAAGGAAAGTTCTGATGGAGGTTATGAATGAGAATGAAGGGGTGCTAAAAAACCCACCCCCGGATGTCTGGTTTGATGACTTCGGAGACAGTTATCTTAACTTTCATCTCATGGTATGGACAATAAAATATGTGCAGCGCCCTAACTTGCTTAAAAGTCAGCTCTATTATGCTATCTTCGCAAAATTCAAACAACATAATATAGAAATCCCATTCCCTCAAAGAGATTTACACCTAAAAGATGGAGAACTAAATGTTTCAAAAAAAGAAAACGGACTAGCAAACTAA
- a CDS encoding sensor histidine kinase, with translation MIKSAETNEEILAQIGRDLKGMLARIRSCNYTLYKNFENDLDEDSRQFFQTIERDCTSIKSIIHNMISVDSCFDDDAIQPPKTVILNDILRKTVENYPTKTFTGKPVKISYEDMDEDIPIYVDENAIEKVLEQLLSNACKYSHENGQIIVKLVKYANVANISVSDEGIGIPKKLRPYIFTKFSKATRRGTGGEESSGLGLYLAKQAVERHQGSIWYESQEGIGSNFFVNLPLRDRI, from the coding sequence ATGATAAAAAGTGCTGAGACTAATGAAGAGATTTTAGCCCAAATTGGGAGGGATCTCAAAGGTATGCTGGCAAGAATACGTTCTTGTAACTACACACTGTACAAAAATTTTGAGAATGATCTGGACGAAGACAGTCGTCAGTTTTTTCAAACCATAGAGCGAGACTGCACTTCCATTAAAAGCATCATTCATAATATGATCTCGGTAGACTCTTGTTTTGACGATGATGCAATACAACCTCCCAAAACAGTCATACTTAATGATATTCTCAGAAAAACTGTTGAAAATTATCCTACTAAAACTTTTACAGGTAAGCCAGTAAAAATATCTTATGAAGATATGGATGAAGATATTCCAATATACGTGGACGAAAATGCCATAGAAAAAGTATTGGAGCAGCTTCTTTCTAATGCCTGCAAATACTCTCATGAGAATGGGCAAATTATAGTTAAGCTGGTAAAATATGCGAATGTAGCCAACATATCTGTCTCTGATGAAGGTATTGGTATTCCAAAAAAACTGAGACCTTATATTTTTACTAAGTTTAGTAAAGCTACTCGCAGAGGTACTGGTGGAGAAGAATCTAGCGGCCTGGGCCTGTACTTGGCAAAGCAGGCAGTAGAGCGACATCAGGGCAGCATTTGGTACGAGAGCCAGGAGGGAATAGGCTCTAACTTCTTTGTTAATCTTCCTTTGAGAGACCGTATTTAA
- a CDS encoding hemin-degrading factor, producing METLTQNKPQDYYEAWKALERTKPGIRIREAAKVLGLSEAQLLATTLSNDCVRLEGDWQQMLKAFKSLGYVMSLTRNDACILEHKGSFQKVSTFGNESHAMGTVIGPIESRVFFKHWHVAFAVVQEKRGRILKSIQVFDKAGDAITKIYLQNQSNEKAFYELVNTFRAKVQSPEVHVQPYNDEDFTEEIDRESFLQDWASLKDTHDFFPMLRKHKVDRFHALKLAVEKYTYQIERSAIQQILEVAAQQKLPIMIFAGNRGNLQIHQGKVRTIRLLERGHTGVEQWLNVLDPEFNMHLRLDLVDTAWVVKKPTQDGIVTAVELYDADRRLITQFFGLRKPGIPQKEDWTQLVEGLARL from the coding sequence ATGGAAACACTAACTCAAAATAAACCGCAAGATTACTACGAAGCCTGGAAAGCCCTGGAGCGGACCAAACCCGGCATACGTATAAGAGAGGCTGCCAAAGTTTTAGGACTGAGTGAGGCCCAGTTGCTGGCTACCACCCTTAGTAACGACTGCGTCCGATTGGAGGGAGATTGGCAGCAAATGCTTAAAGCTTTTAAATCATTAGGCTATGTGATGTCGCTCACTCGCAACGATGCCTGCATACTAGAGCACAAAGGAAGCTTCCAGAAGGTCAGTACTTTTGGCAACGAAAGCCACGCTATGGGTACTGTCATAGGCCCTATAGAATCCAGAGTCTTTTTCAAACACTGGCATGTAGCCTTTGCGGTAGTGCAGGAAAAAAGAGGACGCATACTCAAAAGCATACAGGTTTTTGATAAGGCTGGCGATGCCATTACCAAGATTTACCTTCAGAATCAAAGTAACGAAAAGGCATTTTATGAGCTGGTTAATACCTTTCGTGCTAAGGTACAAAGCCCGGAAGTACATGTACAGCCCTATAATGATGAGGATTTTACTGAAGAAATAGACCGCGAAAGTTTTCTGCAAGACTGGGCCTCTCTAAAAGATACGCACGACTTCTTTCCTATGCTAAGGAAACACAAAGTAGACCGTTTTCACGCGCTTAAGCTGGCAGTAGAAAAATATACCTACCAGATTGAACGCTCGGCCATACAACAGATACTAGAAGTGGCAGCACAGCAGAAATTACCGATTATGATTTTTGCCGGTAATAGAGGTAATCTACAGATCCATCAGGGAAAAGTACGTACCATACGTCTGTTGGAGCGTGGACATACCGGAGTAGAGCAATGGCTCAATGTATTAGATCCCGAATTTAATATGCACCTGCGCCTGGACTTGGTAGATACCGCATGGGTGGTTAAGAAGCCGACCCAGGATGGTATAGTCACTGCCGTAGAATTATACGATGCCGACCGCAGGCTTATTACCCAGTTTTTTGGACTTCGTAAACCAGGAATACCACAAAAAGAAGACTGGACACAGCTGGTAGAAGGCTTGGCTCGCCTATAA
- a CDS encoding SCO family protein, with the protein MTARFKLPFFLALLSTLILSACSGSQTNEEASSSLPYLGRHEYVEKTVDNQTKVDTLYHQVADFQFVDQDSSLVTPSTFEGKIYIADFFFTSCPTICPVMKTQMLRVYETYKGNEQVAFLSHTIDPEYDTVALLHDYAERLGVSSNQWHFVTGEKEDIYDIGLNSYMVTAMEDEEEPGGFIHSGAFILVDKDRHIRGMYDGTDKDKVDLLIKHIDMLLKENNKNREEA; encoded by the coding sequence ATGACTGCCAGATTTAAGCTACCCTTTTTCTTAGCATTACTTTCTACTCTAATTTTATCAGCCTGCTCAGGTTCCCAAACGAACGAAGAGGCAAGTTCATCCTTGCCATATTTGGGTAGGCATGAGTACGTAGAAAAGACTGTTGATAACCAAACAAAAGTAGACACCCTTTACCATCAGGTTGCTGACTTCCAGTTTGTAGATCAGGATAGTAGCTTAGTAACACCCTCTACCTTTGAAGGCAAAATATATATAGCTGATTTTTTCTTCACCTCCTGTCCTACTATCTGCCCAGTAATGAAAACCCAAATGCTTAGGGTTTACGAAACCTATAAAGGTAATGAACAAGTCGCTTTCTTGTCACATACCATAGACCCTGAATATGATACTGTTGCCCTGCTCCACGATTATGCCGAACGTCTAGGGGTTTCTAGTAATCAGTGGCACTTTGTAACTGGAGAGAAGGAAGATATTTATGATATTGGTCTGAATAGCTATATGGTAACTGCTATGGAAGATGAAGAAGAACCGGGAGGCTTTATTCATAGTGGAGCTTTTATTTTGGTAGATAAAGATCGCCACATACGCGGTATGTATGATGGAACAGATAAAGACAAAGTGGACCTACTTATCAAACATATTGATATGCTTCTAAAAGAAAATAATAAAAACAGAGAGGAAGCATGA
- a CDS encoding RNA polymerase sigma factor: protein MKDSVILERISKGDEKALDYLYKKYYRMMTNVVLKNNGTEQEAKDIYQDALIVFWQKVIGNQLVLTSKISTYLYSVCLNLWRKELDRKSRLSNEEKDEIEYLDQESEERSHIIRSCIAELGDTCKRILMYYYFDDMSMQDIADKLGLANTETAKTKKYKCKKRLDSLIKSKYSKSDFLD from the coding sequence ATGAAAGATAGTGTGATTCTTGAAAGAATTAGTAAAGGTGATGAAAAAGCTCTGGATTATCTGTACAAAAAGTACTACAGAATGATGACTAATGTAGTACTCAAAAACAATGGTACAGAGCAGGAAGCTAAGGATATTTATCAGGATGCACTGATTGTATTTTGGCAAAAAGTCATAGGAAATCAGCTGGTGCTTACTTCTAAAATAAGTACGTACCTATATAGCGTTTGCCTGAATTTGTGGAGGAAAGAACTGGATAGAAAAAGCCGCCTTTCCAATGAAGAAAAAGATGAGATAGAATACTTGGATCAGGAAAGTGAAGAAAGGAGCCACATTATCAGGTCGTGTATAGCTGAATTGGGTGATACCTGCAAACGTATATTAATGTACTACTACTTTGATGATATGTCTATGCAGGATATAGCTGATAAACTAGGTTTGGCAAATACTGAAACTGCCAAAACCAAAAAATATAAATGTAAAAAAAGACTGGACAGTCTTATTAAGTCAAAATATTCAAAAAGCGATTTTTTAGATTAA
- the serA gene encoding phosphoglycerate dehydrogenase gives MKSDKYFVFDFDSTFTKVEALDVLCEISLKGNPEKDRILKQVQDITNTCMDGKLSFRESLEQRLALLSAHRNHLEPLISYLKDSVSVSFQRNKEFFKNYSENIYIISNGFKSFIVPVVEDYGIPAEHVFANEFVFDEEGNIIGYDQNNHLSGDNGKSEVIRGLELQGDVYVIGDGYNDYKIKAAGFANKFYAFTENIQRESVLEKADHITPSLDEFLYLNKMNTAISYPKNRINVLLLENIHPDAEAKLKEEGYNVEVHPAAMDEDELAEKIKNVSILGIRSKTHVTAKVLENANRLIALGAFCIGTNQIDLEACQKKGVAVFNAPYSNTRSVVEMAIAEIIFLMRGFHDKSMGMHQGKWIKSASNSNEVRGKKLGIIGYGSIGAQLSVLAESMGMDVYYYDLIEKLALGNATKCNSMEELLSIVDVVSLHVDGRPENKNILDAEAFKHMKKGMILLNLSRGPIVDISALKENILNKTIRGAAIDVFPQEPKSNDEEFISELRGLPNVILTPHVGGSTLEAQENIADFVPNKIIEYVNTGSTTNSVNFPNVQLPLLQNAHRLMHIHMNKPGVLAKISQVLAEHNINVVGQYLKTNETIGYVIIDIDKAYDDAVIQALKSIENTIRFRVLY, from the coding sequence ATGAAATCTGATAAGTATTTTGTCTTTGATTTTGACAGTACTTTTACCAAAGTAGAAGCTTTGGACGTGCTATGTGAAATATCGCTTAAGGGTAATCCTGAGAAAGATCGCATCCTCAAGCAGGTACAGGACATTACCAATACCTGTATGGATGGAAAGCTATCCTTTAGGGAGTCGCTGGAGCAGCGCCTGGCATTGCTAAGTGCCCACCGTAACCACCTTGAGCCATTAATAAGCTATTTAAAAGATAGTGTGTCTGTTTCCTTTCAGAGGAATAAAGAGTTCTTTAAAAATTATTCGGAGAATATCTACATCATCTCCAACGGTTTTAAGAGCTTCATCGTACCGGTAGTAGAAGATTATGGTATCCCGGCTGAGCATGTATTCGCTAATGAGTTCGTATTTGACGAAGAAGGCAACATCATTGGCTATGATCAAAACAACCATCTTTCCGGAGATAATGGTAAGTCTGAAGTTATCAGAGGCCTGGAACTGCAAGGCGATGTGTACGTCATTGGTGATGGATACAATGATTACAAGATTAAAGCTGCCGGTTTTGCCAATAAATTTTATGCTTTTACAGAAAATATACAGAGAGAAAGCGTACTGGAAAAAGCTGATCACATAACTCCCTCTCTGGATGAATTTTTATACTTAAACAAAATGAATACTGCAATCTCCTATCCTAAAAATCGTATTAACGTCCTTTTACTGGAAAACATCCACCCGGATGCAGAGGCTAAGCTTAAAGAAGAAGGTTATAATGTAGAGGTTCATCCTGCTGCAATGGATGAAGATGAGCTGGCTGAGAAAATCAAAAACGTATCTATCCTGGGTATTCGCTCAAAAACTCATGTAACTGCTAAAGTTCTGGAGAATGCCAACCGCCTGATTGCACTGGGTGCCTTCTGCATCGGAACTAACCAGATAGATCTGGAGGCCTGCCAGAAAAAAGGAGTCGCGGTATTTAATGCGCCCTACAGCAATACCCGCTCAGTAGTGGAGATGGCTATTGCCGAAATTATCTTTCTGATGCGCGGCTTCCATGACAAGAGCATGGGAATGCACCAGGGCAAATGGATTAAGTCTGCTTCTAACAGTAACGAGGTACGTGGCAAAAAGCTGGGTATAATCGGCTACGGAAGTATAGGCGCTCAGCTTTCTGTACTTGCAGAAAGTATGGGTATGGATGTATACTATTATGATCTGATAGAGAAGCTGGCGCTGGGTAATGCGACGAAATGCAATAGCATGGAAGAGCTGCTGAGCATTGTAGATGTAGTATCATTGCATGTTGATGGTCGTCCGGAAAACAAAAATATACTTGATGCTGAAGCCTTCAAGCATATGAAAAAGGGAATGATACTATTGAACCTGAGCCGTGGCCCTATTGTAGATATCAGTGCTCTGAAAGAAAATATTCTTAACAAAACTATTAGAGGTGCCGCTATAGACGTCTTTCCTCAGGAGCCTAAAAGCAATGACGAAGAGTTTATCTCTGAGCTTAGAGGTTTACCGAACGTAATCCTTACTCCGCATGTGGGAGGGAGCACACTGGAAGCTCAGGAAAACATTGCTGACTTTGTGCCTAACAAGATTATTGAGTATGTGAATACAGGGAGTACTACTAATAGCGTTAACTTTCCTAATGTTCAGCTGCCTCTATTGCAAAATGCACACCGCCTGATGCATATTCATATGAATAAGCCAGGTGTTTTGGCTAAAATCAGCCAGGTCTTGGCTGAGCATAATATTAACGTAGTAGGGCAATACCTGAAAACCAATGAAACCATAGGTTATGTCATTATAGATATTGATAAAGCTTATGATGATGCTGTTATTCAGGCCCTGAAAAGTATAGAGAATACTATCAGGTTCAGAGTACTTTATTAA
- a CDS encoding HmuY family protein, translating to MKNQIRSLFPVLLSLLLAASACEEEDNDSNEPLTIETATDINGDPERSGNFTFYDLESGQILTQADSNSTEWDLGFSTTTIITNGGSSGPGQGAAQIVNGLFDEVESAPASGYSTDSEAELAIPTGSNNGWYTYTGGDGSPAHAVLPIPGKVIVLKTGEGNYAKVEILSIYKGNPDTTTEEFANLETRAEYGYYTFRYVVQTNGSQNFE from the coding sequence ATGAAGAATCAAATACGTTCATTATTTCCAGTACTGCTATCCCTTTTACTTGCAGCCTCGGCCTGCGAAGAAGAAGATAATGACAGTAATGAACCTCTGACTATAGAAACAGCCACTGACATTAATGGCGACCCTGAAAGAAGCGGTAATTTTACCTTTTATGATCTGGAAAGCGGACAGATATTAACCCAGGCAGACTCTAATTCCACCGAATGGGATCTGGGCTTTTCTACAACTACTATCATCACTAATGGAGGAAGCTCAGGTCCGGGTCAGGGTGCAGCACAAATAGTAAACGGCCTCTTTGATGAAGTAGAAAGTGCCCCTGCCTCTGGCTACAGTACCGATAGCGAAGCTGAACTGGCAATACCTACCGGAAGTAATAATGGCTGGTATACTTATACCGGAGGAGACGGCAGCCCCGCCCATGCTGTATTGCCTATACCCGGTAAAGTTATCGTACTCAAAACCGGAGAAGGTAACTATGCTAAAGTAGAAATTTTAAGCATTTACAAAGGCAACCCTGACACTACTACTGAAGAGTTTGCCAATTTAGAGACCCGTGCGGAGTATGGCTACTATACTTTCCGCTATGTAGTGCAGACCAATGGTAGCCAGAACTTTGAATAA
- a CDS encoding c-type cytochrome yields MRYNQYIVYGQQLYKQNCSNCHQEDGTGLGKVIPPLVQADYMLNELGRTACIIKYGLEGEIEVNGTDYNQIMPAHDDLTALEIAQIITYIGNSWGNEAGYISVKETESYLDSCRVY; encoded by the coding sequence ATGCGCTATAATCAATATATCGTGTATGGTCAGCAATTGTATAAGCAAAATTGTAGCAACTGCCATCAGGAGGATGGAACAGGCTTAGGAAAAGTTATACCTCCTTTAGTTCAGGCAGATTATATGCTGAACGAGCTGGGCCGAACTGCCTGTATTATTAAGTATGGTTTAGAAGGAGAAATAGAAGTTAATGGCACAGATTATAATCAAATTATGCCAGCTCATGATGATTTAACAGCTTTAGAAATTGCTCAGATTATTACTTATATCGGCAACAGTTGGGGAAATGAAGCAGGTTATATTTCTGTTAAAGAGACTGAAAGCTATTTGGATAGTTGCAGGGTATACTAG
- a CDS encoding sugar transferase, which translates to MYTGKRLLDILTATVALIITLPIMLPAALLLLLLSGSFPFFLQERPGLHGRPFHLIKLRTVHSYPVAKTQLLKKYCLLLRNYSIDELPQLYNVLKGEMSMVGPRPLLMEYLPLYNEFQIRRHEVKPGITGWAQINGRNMIGWDRRFALDVWYVQHASLKLDLRILNKTFWAMFAPKNVKPEGLSDEEKFRGNKI; encoded by the coding sequence GTGTATACCGGCAAACGGCTTCTGGATATACTCACTGCCACTGTTGCACTAATTATAACTTTGCCAATCATGCTGCCGGCTGCATTGCTTCTATTATTGTTGTCCGGGTCTTTTCCATTTTTTTTACAGGAGAGACCCGGTTTACATGGCCGTCCCTTTCACCTGATCAAACTCAGGACTGTTCACTCCTACCCTGTGGCAAAGACTCAATTGTTAAAAAAATACTGTTTGCTTTTAAGGAACTACTCTATTGACGAGCTACCACAATTGTATAATGTACTCAAAGGAGAAATGTCAATGGTTGGTCCGCGCCCCCTACTTATGGAGTACCTCCCCCTCTACAATGAATTTCAGATAAGAAGGCACGAAGTAAAACCGGGTATTACCGGCTGGGCACAAATAAACGGTAGAAATATGATCGGCTGGGACAGAAGATTCGCTTTGGACGTATGGTATGTGCAGCATGCTTCACTAAAGCTGGACCTTCGTATACTTAATAAAACCTTCTGGGCTATGTTTGCACCAAAAAATGTAAAGCCTGAAGGTTTGAGCGATGAAGAAAAGTTTAGAGGTAATAAGATTTAG